A genomic region of Trifolium pratense cultivar HEN17-A07 linkage group LG3, ARS_RC_1.1, whole genome shotgun sequence contains the following coding sequences:
- the LOC123918979 gene encoding uncharacterized protein LOC123918979 — MKKTTQVKKSKNVQELPSFSIGLTPSDEDKRNDTDSSSSGGQKIKRKTGAAKGNEKKNKKKKEHKKGDESIASRGRNKKPQIEAQDSDETSSDDENERNGKKVSCAVENVKQDMVKKDSDADARLRHKMSVPKVYDLMHSVHVKKRRDEIIDQLNNCGFGGMLHICNWIRIHTFFIDWVVRRFEKEHMWIRLSDTEVLELKEDDVHRVYELPMAGKKIDTNLCSDGAIRRLRKELGLTGDYSPVVKVAELERILKTTEKPKTWVKGIICFIIHNILCPTNKGNVSLQYADILEDPAGVSSYNWCSHVLDYMKKGLQSPGVLNPLADFHFLMINYMDKMGKRSPFLTGKYKRPSLRDWDVKAANQELAKIHDIMGLENGLTAGVTSLYRPAEGPLVLCFDADTCPLSKAEMYLNHCRSCINIYTRSATTLERRIAEATVGTSGKKDAVPEETKTDKDNPMEAQAETEKNNSSNKDNDADKHNDEGLNNDNDAEDEINAKSIDEDDNDEKDEINAVIIDEDDNDEDEIITKMIDDSVKAATKIIDDSVKLTMTPETNNVGLTLTQETIIKFPEFFDGAEASNAGFDKNHSVSQGTDSVTQETISKFPELFDGAEASYAELNNDDLVKKDSVPQETDSELVLVPHAMHQENPTKSDSNVVINAIPLKSIQPDEIIDLDNVTPKKRKKHNMLYSDNTYPERRRAVKKSKYLASPYDDAVHKSAATELQKKLSTYAWNPELDEDHIMYCSDNKAHLYSLQRADFWTLQKDEWVSCFVINSWVNCLNWNQQDNMTRLVTPLVNYFDMERMPPVTKSIAHWRFVDRLKNFKYMDWKAIDPTKLEYIMTPAIAGNPGSHYVCFVVNFKSHKFEFLNSLTGGGEKLQLPNGEPSLYKQMFDVWLNEVEAFVTELYKLWKIKMPFQFTTFNWDTPKVPTQVDSDNCGVFCMKFLDEWGGEMQSFKGWSKLRKHGDNGKIAKIMDLRIDLCSAILTNSSNSRKEQVLKDAT, encoded by the exons ATGAAGAAAACGACACAG GTGAAAAAATCAAAGAACGTACAGGAATTGCCATCCTTCAGTATCGGGCTGACACCGTCAGATGAGGATAAAAGGAATGACACCGATTCATCATCCAGTGGTGGTCAAAAAATTAAGCGAAAAACAGGAGCTGCAAAAGGTAatgaaaagaagaataaaaaaaagaaggaacatAAAAAGGGTGATGAAAGCATTGCTTCTCGTGGTCGTAATAAGAAACCACAAATAGAGGCACAAGATTCCGATGAGACAAGTTCGgatgatgaaaatgaaaggAATGGTAAGAAAGTTTCTTGTGCTGTTGAAAATGTGAAACAAGATATGGTAAAGAAAGATTCTGATGCAGATGCAAGACTGAGACATAAGATGAGTGTACCTAAGGTCTATGACCTTATGCATTCAGTACATGTCAAAAAAAGGAGAGACGAAATAATTGACCAACTAAACAACTGTGGCTTTGGAGGGATGCTACATATCTGTAACTGGATAAGGATCCACACCTTTTTTATCGATTGGGTTGTCAGAAGATTTGAAAAGGAACATATGTGGATAAGATTGAGCGATACGGAGGTCCTAGAGTTGAAAGAGGATGATGTGCATAGAGTCTATGAACTTCCAATGGCTGGAAAGAAGATAGACACTAATCTTTGCTCTGATGGAGCAATTAGAAGGCTAAGGAAGGAATTGGGATTGACTGGAGATTATTCTCCAGTTGTGAAGGTTGCTGAATTAGAAAGGATACTGAAGACTacagaaaaacctaaaacatGGGTGAAGGGTATAATTTGTTTCATCATTCATAACATTTTGTGCCCGACTAATAAAGGCAATGTGTCACTGCAGTATGCAGATATTTTAGAAGATCCAGCCGGTGTATCTTCATATAACTGGTGCTCACATGTTCTAGACTATATGAAAAAAGGCCTGCAATCTCCAGGAGTTTTAAATCCATTAGCAGATTTCCACTTCCTAATG ATTAACTACATGGATAAAATGGGGAAACGAAGCCCATTTTTGACGGGCAAATACAAGCGGCCATCCCTTCGTGATTGGGATGTCAAGGCGGCAAACCAGGAACTTGCCAAGATCCATGATATCATGGGGCTTGAAAATGGATTGACAGCCGGGGTAACAAGTCTGTACAGACCCGCAGAAGGTCCGCTTGTACTGTGTTTTGATGCAGACACATGCCCACTGTCTAAG GCAGAAATGTATCTTAATCACTGTAGGTCTTGTATAAATATCTATACTAGATCCGCAACAACATTGGAACGACGAATAGCTGAGGCAACTGTCGGAACTTCTGGGAAAAAAGATGCAGTCCCAGAAGAAACAAAAACTGACAAGGACAATCCAATGGAAGCCCAGGCTGAAACTGAAAAGAATAACAGTTCCAATAAAGACAATGATGCAGACAAGCACAATGATGAAGG GTTGAATAATGACAATGATGCAGAAGATGAGATCAATGCCAAAAGCATTGATGAAGATGACAATGATGAAAAGGATGAGATCAATGCCGTGATAATTGATGAGGATGACAATGATGAAGATGAGATCATTACCAAGATGATTGATGATTCAGTTAAGGCAGCAACCAAAATCATTGATGATTCAGTGAAGCTGACAATGACACCGGAAACAAACAATGTTGGACTCACATTAACACAGGAAACTATCATCAAGTTTCCGGAGTTTTTTGATGGGGCTGAAGCTTCAAACGCAGG GTTCGATAAAAATCATTCAGTGTCACAAGGAACAGATTCAGTTACACAGGAAACTATCTCCAAGTTTCCAGAATTGTTTGATGGGGCTGAAGCTTCATATGCAGa GTTGAATAACGATGATTTAGTGAAAAAAGATTCAGTGCCACAGGAAACAGATTCTGAGCTAGTGTTGGTACCACATGCGATGCATCAGGAGAACCCTACAAAATCTGACTCGAATGTAGTCATAAA TGCAATTCCATTAAAGTCAATACAGCCAGATGAAATAATTGACTTGGACAATGTCActccaaagaaaagaaaaaagcataATATGCTTTATTCTGATAATACATATCCTGAGCGTCGACGGGCGGTGAAGAAATCGAAATACCTTGCAAGCCCATATGATGACGCTGTCCACAAGTCTGCTGCAACGGAGTTGCAGAAAAAATTATCAACATATGCTTGGAACCCGGAGCTTgatga GGATCACATTATGTACTGCTCAGACAACAAGGCTCATTTGTATTCTCTACAAAGGGCTGACTTCTGGACCCTTCAAAAAGATGAATGGGTATCATGCTTTGTCATAAACAGTTGggttaattgtttaaattggaATCAGCAGGACAACATGACAAGACTAGTGACACCATTGGTTAATTAT TTTGACATGGAAAGAATGCCTCCTGTAACTAAATCAATTGCGCACTGGAGATTCGTTGACAGACTGAAAAATTTTAAGTACATGGATTGGAAGGCCATTGACCCTACAAAGCTAGAATAC ATCATGACACCAGCAATAGCTGGCAATCCAGGAAGCCATTATGTCTGCTTTGTCGTCAATTTTAAAAGCCACAAATTTGAATTCCTAAACAGCTTGACGGGGGGAGGAGAGAAATTGCAGTTACCAAATGGTGAACCTAGCTTATACAAACAGATGTTTGATGTTTGGCTGAATGAGGTGGAAGCATTTGTGACAGAATTATATAAGTTATGGAAAATCAAAATGCCTTTCCAATTCACCACATTCAATTGGGATACACCAAAGGTGCCTACTCAAGTTGATTCAGACAATTGTGGAGTGTTTTGCATGAAGTTTCTTGATGAATGGGGTGGTGAAATGCAATCTTTCAAAGGTTGGTCCAAACTTAGGAAACATGGGGACAATGGAAAGATTGCAAAAATTATGGATCTCCGCATTGATCTATGTTCAGCTATATTAACCAACTCTAGCAATTCCAGAAAAGAACAAGTCCTGAAGGATGCAActtga
- the LOC123916949 gene encoding probable E3 ubiquitin-protein ligase RHC1A produces MSRRATHWCHTCRQPILLAGRDALCPYCEGGFVQEINELRRLASSSQMEEFQDDADIFDAIHAVVSQRGSVPRIGFRDAVDSYMRQRRDGRNTNFDVRRRSVSGSVPIPEQTWGVFSSGGRYLIFHGQTPNSRGDPRHVDFGEYFMDTGLDELIEQLNTNGRGPAPASRSSIEAMPTIKITQAHVHSDSHCPICIERFELGSKAREMACKHIYHSDCIVPWLIQHNSCPVCRVELPPNGRGSSRGSRNWGRRNDNSTGQNNNGRGRRNPLSFLWPFRSSSSNTNH; encoded by the coding sequence ATGTCAAGGAGAGCAACACACTGGTGTCATACATGTAGACAGCCAATCCTGCTTGCAGGGAGGGATGCTCTTTGCCCTTACTGCGAGGGAGGATTTGTGCAAGAAATTAATGAGTTGCGAAGACTTGCATCGTCGTCACAGATGGAAGAGTTTCAGGACGATGCTGATATTTTCGACGCAATACATGCTGTTGTAAGTCAAAGAGGTTCTGTACCAAGAATTGGATTTAGAGATGCTGTTGATAGTTACATGAGGCAAAGAAGGGATGGTAGAAACACAAACTTTGATGTCAGAAGAAGGTCTGTGTCTGGTTCTGTTCCTATTCCGGAACAAACTTGGGGTGTTTTTAGTTCTGGCGGTCGTTACTTAATATTTCATGGTCAAACACCTAACTCAAGAGGCGATCCTAGGCACGTTGATTTTGGCGAGTACTTTATGGATACTGGACTTGATGAACTTATTGAACAACTCAATACGAACGGTCGTGGTCCAGCCCCGGCCTCACGATCTTCGATTGAAGCAATGCCTACCATTAAGATCACACAAGCACATGTTCACTCTGATTCACACTGTCCAATTTGTATAGAAAGGTTTGAACTTGGCTCTAAGGCAAGGGAAATGGCATGTAAGCATATTTACCACTCGGATTGCATTGTTCCTTGGTTAATTCAGCATAATTCATGTCCTGTTTGCCGTGTTGAGCTGCCACCTAATGGACGTGGTAGTTCTCGTGGTAGTAGAAATTGGGGAAGAAGGAATGACAATAGTACTGGTCAAAACAATAATGGCCGAGGAAGGAGAAATCCATTGTCGTTTTTGTGGCCATTTCGTTCTTCCAGTTCAAATACTAATCACTGA
- the LOC123916481 gene encoding uncharacterized protein LOC123916481 gives MANTEPKHVVVIQDASKLNFKVFSWVINGLSLKPADKVTLFAILYQVYNPMGYKSTLDNGLVGVNQRMIEEELARKKEEYLNHEELARIAKLYESNEVAFKIQLYAGTSPKNFAIEGAKNLKATWVIIDRQMKKYEEFFLQKLSCGISRILGKTRIERLRGPIQLAVEIPCNSDHPSADSLPESLGGDVPKSPINVEGVSQIHCRLDNVEGCSTFSPNINEKKCETSTDHASMDETDINRNQIIDKIEGDKQCQDQEHNEKVSHEDDSDTTLVTNNDQTKDLHMSKTQTRNGSVSSMCYVCKTRRPNIEWQRDFTYEEIESATDGFSLKNCLSESGNPFSTFKGKLEGEVKIVVKQHEITNIQVREKMKSEVQNILKARHNNVVMLLGSSTKDRFMLIVYEHACNGSLDMYLSSERCRPLAWSERLRVAMGLCRGLKYLHDNDIIHGNLKPSNILLTHEFKALLGDFDLGKKLEPKKSFNNKSIGNSEYIAPEYLEKGKLSTKTDVYSFGVVILELITGRKAADKISGEKRLVGWAKPLLEGKKYSELVDPIISRAYEEDQLHWLVQVVSKCLKKKPKERYSMNMVVSALQGISDSEQFTEVSTSPTSDSRIVFDTNGSQVALQGMSDSKQCDMTEDSLPVASNSIFVSDVSDSQGNKEVCPKESDCQSQKVKQIEPFSFEEENRPQILDSKSMITNHLSEFEENLKRKCNEKGISTQEVSINHMIGKDQEEKSSIQVKRGLRPVPISGILLQTQPQSSFNENLHDEHQDEIILEKSKSSACSICKSKRPKITRMKDFTYDDLLEATKGFSVENSLSESENGPTFKGLLESKMKIVVKIHQITRSQEENIFRSEIQLFNNVRHKNVLMLLGLCTEKSQLMIVYEHLCNGSLDHYLSRGSFQSLTWKERMKISIGTARGLKYLHGNNIIHGNLKASNILLTHDFEPLIGDFGFRKTKVEQKKSYKDKSAKDFGYTAPEYTENGKLSAKIDVYSFGVVLLELITGRRVTDKLPGGKSLVGWAKPLLGGKKYAQLVDSKISNSYEQEQLQWLVQVTEKCLKKNPKERYSMNMVMSALQGISESDDSCLIEDSSSETSYLPNDQPVVPTISSQGEMMVDLVSRETKRIDTNTYKEETSFKTETTTNDMIENFKENQQNKESFHMEEKEVEKKPEDIRQKIIQDIKQMQDSCNDTGFWNENQDKTILENISKSTLCSICKSRRPNNEWQRKITYEELQAATEGFSIKYSLSEGEYGPAFKGLLDNKLKIAIKKIQVTSLQEEKEFMSEVQLLINTRHENMIMLLGSCIRQNQLLVVYEYACNGSLDQYLSRQSGRLLTWRERMKIAIGVSRGLKYLHENNIIHGRVKPSNILLNHDYKPLLGDFVFRKDGRELKNSCKDKSVLNCGYTAPECKESGKLSAKADVYSFGVVLLELITGSMVSDKMHGQKCLIEWARPLLGGREYLQLMDPEISSSYEEEELAALVLITEKCLRKNLKERFTMNMVVSLMPYVVDSNNIYVIEDSSSNSDEVYCYSDETNSEEEDLGTKIGEERENNKTCRKENETKFDEESDWYKTRGKKCKETQEKERCESYGGAKDFFLDGAQEYIACEEFFSFCNSV, from the exons ATGGCCAATACTGAACCAAAACATGTGGTTGTGATACAAGATGCAtctaaactaaattttaaagTATTTTCTTGGGTTATAAATGGATTATCACTCAAACCAGCAGATAAGGTCACCCTATTTGCAATCCTGTATCAGGTTTACAATCCTA TGGGGTATAAAAGCACATTAGACAATGGACTAGTTGGAGTAAACCAAAGGATGATTGAGGAAGAACTTGCAAGGAAGAAGGAAGAGTATCTGAACCATGAAGAGCTTGCAAGGATTGCTAAATTGTATGAATCAAATGAG GTTGCATTTAAGATACAGTTGTATGCAGGAACTTCGCCGAAAAATTTTGCTATAGAAGGAGCTAAAAACCTAAAGGCAACATGGGTTATAATTGACAG gcaaatgaaaaaatatgagGAGTTTTTCCTGCAGAAGCTTTCTTGTGGTATATCTAGAATATTGGGTAAAACTCGCATCGAACGCCTAAGAGGACCTATTCAACTCGCTGTTGAAATACCATGCAACAGCGATCATCCTTCTGCCGACAGTTTACCAGAAAGTCTAGGTGGAGATGTCCCCAAGA GTCCAATCAATGTCGAAGGGGTGAGTCAGATTCATTGCAGGCTCGATAACGTTGAGGGGTGCTCAACATTCAGTCCTaacattaatgaaaaaaaatgcgAGACAAGTACTGATCATGCTAGCATGGATGAAACTGATATAAACAGAAACCAAATCATCGACAAAATAGAAGGAGATAAGCAATGCCAAGATCAAGAACATAATGAAAAAGTATCCCATGAGGATGATAGTGACACAACACTTGTGACTAACAATGATCAAACAAAAGATCTTCATATGAGCAAAACTCAAACAAGAAATGGCTCAGTGTCTTCTATGTGCTATGTTTGCAAAACTAGAAGACCTAATATTGAATGGCAAAGGGATTTTACTTATGAAGAGATTGAATCAGCAACAGATGGATTTTCATTGAAGAATTGTCTCTCTGAAAGTGGAAATCCATTCTCCACTTTCAAAGGCAAGCTAGAGGGAGAGGTGAAAATAGTAGTTAAGCAGCATGAAATAACAAACATTCAAGTAAGAGAAAAAATGAAGTCAGAAGTCCAAAACATTCTCAAAGCTAGACATAACAATGTGGTCATGCTATTAGGTTCATCTACGAAAGACCGTTTCATGTTGATTGTATATGAGCATGCATGCAATGGTTCACTTGACATGTATCTATCAA GTGAAAGATGCAGACCATTGGCCTGGAGTGAAAGGCTGAGAGTGGCAATGGGCCTTTGCAGAGGTCTAAAGTACTTACATGATAATGACATTATTCATGGAAATTTAAAACCAAGCAATATTCTTCTAACACATGAATTCAAAGCACTG CTTGGAGATTTTGACCTTGGAAAAAAACTCGAACCGAAGAAGTCCTTCAATAATAAAAGCATAGGGAATTCTGAATACATAGCACCAGAGTATCTGGAGAAGGGGAAACTATCGACTAAAACAGATGTATACTCGTTCGGTGTGGTGATTTTAGAGTTGATTACAGGCCGCAAAGCCGCAGATAAAATATCCGGAGAGAAAAGACTAGTTGGATGG GCAAAGCCTCTTCTAGAAGGTAAGAAATATTCGGAGTTGGTGGATCCTATAATAAGCAGAGCATATGAAGAAGACCAACTTCATTGGTTGGTACAAGTAGTGTCAAAATGTCTCAAAAAGAAGCCTAAGGAAAGATATTCAATGAATATG GTTGTTTCGGCATTACAAGGCATATCTGATAGCGAACAATTTACAGAAGTCTCAACTTCACCAACATCAGATTCTAGAATTGTGTTTGATACCAATGGTTCACAAGTTGCATTACAAGGAATGTCAGACAGCAAACAGTGCGACATGACGGAGGACTCTCTTCCAGTTGcatcaaattcaatatttgtGTCGGACGTAAGTGATTCACAAGGTAACAAAGAAGTATGTCCAAAAGAATCTGATTGCCAAAGTCAGAAAGTTAAGCAGATAGAGCCCTTTTCCTTTGAGGAAGAAAATAGGCCCCAAATTTTGGACTCAAAAAGCATGATAACAAATCACCTGAGtgaatttgaagaaaatctgaagaGAAAATGCAATGAGAAGGGAATTTCAACACAAGAAGTTAGTATTAACCACATGATTGGTAAGGATCAGGAAGAGAAGAGCTCTATTCAAGTGAAAAGAGGCTTAAGACCAGTACCTATTAGTGGAATTTTACTTCAAACACAACCGCAGAGTAGCTTCAATGAGAATTTACATGATGAACATCAAGATGAAATCATTTTAGAGAAATCAAAATCATCTGCATGCTCTATTTGCAAAAGTAAACGACCGAAAATCACAAGGATGAAAGACTTTACTTATGATGATCTCCTAGAAGCTACTAAAGGATTTTCAGTTGAGAACTCTCTATCAGAAAGTGAAAATGGACCTACTTTCAAAGGGTTGCTAGAGAGTAAAATGAAAATAGTTGTTAAGATACATCAAATTACTAGGTCTCAAGAAGAGAATATATTCAGGTCAGAAATCCAGTTGTTCAATAATGTTAGACACAAAAATGTGCTCATGCTGTTGGGATTATGTACAGAGAAAAGTCAATTGATGATTGTGTATGAACATTTATGCAATGGTTCTCTTGACCATTACCTTTCAA GGGGAAGTTTCCAGTCATTGACATGGAAGGAAAGAATGAAAATATCAATAGGTACTGCAAGAGGTTTAAAATACCTACATGGGAATAACATAATTCATGGAAATTTAAAAGCAAGTAACATTCTTCTAACACATGACTTTGAACCACTG ATTGGAGATTTCGGCTTCAGAAAAACGAAGGTTGAACAGAAGAAGTCCTACAAAGATAAAAGTGCAAAAGATTTTGGATACACAGCACCCGAGTATACGGAGAATGGGAAATTATCAGCTAAGATAGACGTGTACTCCTTTGGAGTGGTTCTTTTAGAGCTGATAACCGGCCGGAGGGTAACGGACAAATTACCAGGAGGCAAAAGCCTTGTTGGATGG GCAAAGCCACTACTGGGAGGAAAGAAGTATGCACAGTTAGTGGATTCAAAAATCAGTAACTCCTATGAACAAGAACAACTTCAATGGTTAGTCCAAGTAACAGAAAAATGTCTCAAAAAGAATCCTAAGGAAAGATATTCAATGAATATG GTTATGTCTGCATTACAAGGCATCTCAGAATCAGATGACAGTTGTCTAatagaagattcttcttcagaAACCTCGTATTTACCAAATGATCAGCCGGTCGTGCCCACGATTAGTTCACAAG GTGAAATGATGGTTGATTTGGTAAGCCGGGAAACAAAACGGATTGACACAAACACATACAAGGAAGAGACAAGCTTCAAAACAGAAACTACAACTAATGACATGATTGAAAATTTCaaggaaaatcaacaaaataaagaaaGCTTCCACATGGAAGAAAAAGAGGTAGAGAAAAAACCGGAAGATATCCGACAAAAGATTATCCAGGACATAAAACAAATGCAAGACAGCTGTAATGATACAGGTTTTTGGAATGAGAATCAAGACAAAACAATTTTGGAGAATATTTCAAAGTCTACTTTATGCTCAATCTGCAAAAGTAGACGCCCGAATAATGAGTGGCAAAGGAAAATTACTTATGAAGAACTTCAAGCTGCTACAGAAGGATTTTCAATAAAGTATTCTCTATCTGAAGGTGAATATGGACCTGCCTTCAAAGGTTTGTTAGAtaataagctgaaaatagctATTAAGAAAATTCAAGTCACAAGCTTACAGGAAGAGAAGGAGTTTATGTCAGAAGTTCAGTTGCTCATAAATACAAGACATGAAAACATGATCATGCTTCTAGGTTCATGTATACGACAAAATCAATTGCTGGTCGTATATGAGTATGCATGCAACGGTTCGCTTGACCAGTACTTATCAA GGCAAAGTGGTAGATTGTTGACTTGGAGAGAAAGGATGAAAATTGCAATAGGTGTATCAAGAGGCCTGAAGTATCTTCATGAGAATAACATAATACATGGAAGAGTAAAACCAAGTAACATTCTTCTGAATCATGACTATAAACCATTG CTCGGAGATTTTGTGTTCAGAAAAGACGGACGTGAATTGAAGAATAGCTGCAAGGATAAAAGTGTTTTGAATTGTGGATATACTGCACCAGAGTGTAAGGAGAGTGGAAAACTATCAGCAAAAGCAGATGTATACTCTTTTGGAGTAGTTCTTTTAGAGTTGATCACAGGCTCGATGGTTTCAGATAAGATGCATGGACAGAAATGTCTTATTGAATGG GCAAGGCCACTTCTTGGAGGAAGGGAGTACTTACAGTTGATGGATCCCGAAATCAGCAGCTcatatgaagaagaagaacttgCTGCATTAGTCCTAATAACAGAAAAGTGTCTCAGAAAGAATCTCAAGGAAAGGTTTACAATGAATATG GTGGTCTCTTTAATGCCGTATGTGGTTGATAGCAATAACATTTACGTAATTGAAGACTCTTCATCAAATTCAGATGAAGTATATTGCTATTCAGATGAAACAAATTCAGAAGAAGAAGATTTAGGCACAAAAATTGGTGAAGAAAGAGAGAACAACAAGACATGTAGAAAAGAGAATGAAACAAAATTTGATGAAGAGAGTGACTGGTACAAAACTAGAGGCAAAAAATGTAAGGAAACacaagagaaagaaagatgTGAATCTTATGGTGGAGCTAAAGACTTTTTTCTAGATGGAGCTCAAGAATATATAGCATGTGAAGAATTTTTTAGCTTTTGTAATTCAGTTTAA